A window of the Syntrophothermus lipocalidus DSM 12680 genome harbors these coding sequences:
- the argF gene encoding ornithine carbamoyltransferase has translation MTVELNPKFKGRDFLAIRDYTSEEVMEILELAQKLKKMQKEGIPHPLLAGKTLGMIFQKPSTRTRVSFEVGIYQLGGYGLFLSPNDLQMGRGETIKDTALTLSRYLDGIMIRTFAQEEVEELAYWASIPVINGLTDLLHPCQIMGDILTILEKKGTLKGLKCAFIGDGNNVCHSLLVGGAKVGMNVVVACPPGFAPKHEIMAQALKDAEETGAKLWVVEDPAEAVDGADVIYTDVWASMGQEKEAHEKEKHFARYQVNASLLGKAKPDVIVMHCLPAKRGREITDEVMDGPNSVVFDEAENRLHAQKAIMALVMQ, from the coding sequence ATGACGGTAGAACTTAATCCGAAGTTCAAAGGGCGCGATTTCTTAGCCATTCGCGACTATACTTCAGAAGAGGTAATGGAGATACTTGAGCTGGCTCAGAAGCTCAAGAAGATGCAGAAGGAAGGGATACCCCATCCCCTTCTGGCGGGAAAGACCCTAGGGATGATATTCCAGAAGCCTTCGACCCGTACCCGGGTTTCCTTCGAAGTGGGCATCTACCAACTGGGAGGTTACGGACTTTTCCTGAGCCCGAACGACCTGCAGATGGGAAGGGGCGAGACCATAAAGGACACGGCTTTGACTTTGTCCCGATACCTAGATGGAATCATGATCCGTACCTTTGCCCAAGAAGAGGTTGAGGAACTGGCTTATTGGGCGAGCATCCCGGTTATCAATGGTCTTACTGACTTGCTGCACCCGTGCCAGATCATGGGAGACATCTTAACCATACTTGAAAAGAAAGGGACACTTAAGGGGCTCAAATGTGCTTTTATAGGAGACGGGAATAACGTGTGTCATTCGCTGCTGGTAGGGGGAGCAAAAGTGGGCATGAACGTAGTGGTGGCTTGTCCCCCAGGCTTTGCACCCAAACATGAGATAATGGCTCAGGCCTTGAAAGATGCTGAAGAAACCGGGGCTAAGCTTTGGGTAGTTGAGGATCCGGCCGAAGCAGTTGATGGGGCGGATGTGATCTACACGGATGTGTGGGCCAGCATGGGCCAGGAAAAAGAGGCTCACGAGAAGGAGAAGCACTTTGCCCGCTACCAGGTAAATGCTTCCCTGCTCGGCAAAGCCAAGCCGGACGTTATCGTCATGCACTGTTTGCCCGCCAAGCGAGGGCGAGAGATTACCGATGAAGTGATGGACGGCCCTAACTCGGTGGTATTCGACGAAGCCGAAAACCGCCTGCACGCGCAGAAAGCGATCATGGCCCTGGTGATGCAGTAA
- a CDS encoding aspartate aminotransferase family protein: MGNQEVINEGQQYLMNNYARFPIALVKGDGVRAWDADGKEYLDFTSGIAVCGVGHSNPALKEVLENQAGRLWHCSNLYWIEPQVQLAAKLCRLSGLDKAFFANSGAEVNEAALKLVRKYFSLRGKPGCEIVAFHNSFHGRTLGALTATGQEKYHRGFEPLVPGFVYAEFNDLGSVEKVITEKTGAIIVEPVQGEGGINPATSKFLTGLRRLCYEFDLLLVLDEVQTGLGRTGKMFAYEHYGIKPDIVTLAKSLGGGFPIGAMLARAEVAQAFEPGDHASTFGGNPLGCAVANRVLDILSEEEMLNHITRIGDYLKSRLQSMTGKRKDVKEVRGLGLLLGVEFTREVKPLVDICMQKGLLVISAGPRVLRLVPPLNIALDEADQGLAILNEALNEWQDE; this comes from the coding sequence ATGGGCAATCAAGAAGTCATTAACGAAGGGCAACAGTACCTGATGAACAACTACGCACGATTTCCGATAGCCCTGGTCAAAGGCGACGGGGTAAGGGCTTGGGATGCGGACGGCAAAGAATACCTGGACTTTACTAGCGGGATCGCGGTGTGTGGAGTGGGCCACTCCAACCCGGCTTTGAAAGAAGTCCTCGAGAACCAGGCCGGTCGGCTCTGGCACTGCTCTAACCTGTATTGGATCGAACCACAGGTGCAGCTGGCAGCCAAGCTTTGCCGTCTTTCTGGGCTCGACAAGGCTTTCTTTGCTAATAGCGGGGCAGAGGTTAACGAGGCTGCACTGAAACTAGTTCGTAAGTATTTTAGCCTTAGAGGAAAACCAGGATGCGAGATTGTAGCTTTTCACAACTCGTTTCACGGGAGGACCTTGGGCGCACTGACTGCCACCGGGCAAGAAAAGTATCATCGCGGGTTTGAACCGCTGGTTCCCGGTTTTGTTTATGCTGAGTTTAACGATCTCGGATCGGTAGAGAAAGTGATAACGGAAAAGACCGGAGCCATTATTGTCGAGCCCGTACAGGGAGAAGGCGGGATCAACCCTGCAACCAGCAAGTTCCTAACCGGGCTCAGGAGGTTGTGCTATGAATTCGACCTGCTGTTGGTCTTGGACGAGGTTCAGACCGGCTTGGGTCGTACCGGTAAGATGTTTGCTTACGAGCATTACGGTATTAAGCCTGACATAGTCACTCTAGCCAAGTCTCTGGGAGGGGGCTTTCCCATCGGGGCCATGCTGGCCCGAGCCGAGGTGGCCCAGGCCTTCGAACCAGGGGATCATGCTTCGACTTTTGGCGGGAATCCTTTGGGGTGTGCGGTGGCGAACCGGGTTTTAGACATTTTAAGTGAAGAGGAAATGCTGAACCACATCACTCGTATCGGGGATTATCTCAAGAGCCGTTTACAGTCCATGACCGGTAAGAGGAAAGATGTGAAGGAAGTCAGGGGCTTAGGCCTCCTGCTGGGAGTAGAATTTACCCGGGAAGTCAAGCCCCTGGTGGACATCTGTATGCAAAAGGGACTCCTGGTTATTTCGGCCGGCCCTCGGGTGTTGCGGTTGGTACCGCCGCTTAACATAGCTCTAGATGAGGCGGACCAGGGGTTAGCCATACTGAACGAGGCCTTAAACGAATGGCAGGATGAATAG
- the argB gene encoding acetylglutamate kinase yields MTACEKAAILVEALPYIKEFYGKTVVIKYGGSAMTDCSLKKAVMEDIVLMKYVGMHPVVVHGGGPDITRMLDRLGISTSFVNGLRVTDEATMEIVEMVLVGKINKEIVAGINDSGGSAVGLSGKDGKLIRAEPIPGKEVLGLVGRVRDVNTELIETLTERGYIPVISPVGIGDHGESYNINADHVAGAVASALKADKLVLLTDVPGILADKKDPTSRISRLRISEVDEYIDCGIIEGGMIPKVECCVDALKGGVGRTHIIDGRVPHAILLEVFTDEGIGSMVVKG; encoded by the coding sequence GTGACTGCATGTGAGAAGGCGGCGATACTGGTGGAGGCCCTGCCGTATATAAAAGAATTCTACGGGAAAACCGTAGTCATAAAGTACGGCGGAAGCGCCATGACCGACTGTTCCTTGAAAAAGGCGGTCATGGAGGACATCGTGTTGATGAAGTACGTCGGTATGCACCCGGTGGTAGTACATGGAGGTGGCCCTGACATTACCCGCATGCTTGACCGCCTGGGCATCTCTACCTCATTCGTAAACGGGCTTAGGGTAACTGACGAGGCTACGATGGAAATCGTGGAGATGGTGCTAGTAGGCAAGATCAACAAGGAGATAGTTGCCGGCATCAACGACAGCGGTGGTTCGGCAGTCGGGCTGTCAGGCAAGGACGGCAAGTTGATTAGGGCCGAACCTATACCCGGCAAAGAAGTCCTGGGGCTGGTGGGGAGAGTCAGGGACGTCAACACGGAGTTGATCGAGACCCTGACGGAGAGAGGTTATATACCGGTAATCAGTCCGGTAGGAATCGGCGACCACGGAGAGAGTTACAACATCAACGCTGACCACGTAGCCGGAGCCGTAGCCAGTGCCCTTAAGGCAGACAAACTGGTGCTTCTGACCGATGTCCCCGGCATACTTGCCGACAAGAAGGATCCTACCAGCCGCATATCGAGGCTGAGAATCTCGGAGGTCGATGAGTATATCGACTGCGGTATCATTGAAGGCGGGATGATACCAAAGGTAGAGTGCTGTGTAGACGCGTTAAAGGGCGGGGTAGGCCGGACCCACATCATCGATGGCCGGGTCCCGCATGCCATCTTGCTGGAGGTTTTTACCGACGAAGGTATCGGAAGCATGGTAGTTAAAGGGTAG
- the argJ gene encoding bifunctional glutamate N-acetyltransferase/amino-acid acetyltransferase ArgJ has product MQVITGGVTAPKGFLAQGVMAEIRKKGKKDVAVIYSEGLARAAGVFTTNLVQAACVKYTKQAIADGQAQAIVVNSGNANACTGAHGEKDAYLMAEAAARALKLEPRDVLVASTGVMGVPLPMDRVKAGIERACQGLSREGGLCAAEAIMTTDTVVKETAVEVEIEGRAVRIGGMAKGSGMIHPNMATMLAFITTDANISAECLQKALRDSVDISYNMISVDGDTSTNDMVLVLANGLAGNPEISDEASEAYLAFKEAFNYVNVELAKMIARDGEGATRLIEVQVERAPSQEDARRIARAITASNLIKAAVFGEDANWGRIICAAGYSGADFDPELVDIYLGGVQVARDGAGLEFDEEAAREELRKDAVIIRLDLKQGSYSARAWGCDLTHEYVDINASYRT; this is encoded by the coding sequence ATGCAGGTAATTACAGGAGGAGTTACAGCCCCGAAGGGTTTTCTCGCCCAAGGGGTTATGGCAGAGATAAGAAAAAAAGGCAAAAAGGACGTAGCCGTAATCTATAGCGAGGGTTTGGCTAGGGCGGCCGGGGTATTTACTACTAACCTGGTGCAGGCAGCGTGCGTGAAATACACTAAGCAGGCCATCGCCGACGGGCAGGCCCAGGCCATCGTGGTCAACAGCGGCAATGCCAACGCCTGTACCGGGGCCCACGGCGAGAAAGATGCATATCTAATGGCTGAAGCCGCGGCAAGAGCGCTCAAACTTGAGCCTCGAGACGTATTGGTGGCCTCGACCGGGGTCATGGGGGTACCGTTGCCTATGGACAGGGTTAAAGCCGGGATTGAACGGGCGTGCCAGGGATTGAGTCGGGAGGGCGGTCTGTGTGCAGCTGAAGCCATAATGACCACCGACACCGTTGTTAAAGAGACAGCGGTGGAGGTTGAGATCGAAGGCAGAGCGGTTCGCATAGGCGGAATGGCTAAAGGTTCTGGCATGATTCATCCCAACATGGCTACTATGCTGGCTTTCATAACCACCGATGCCAACATCAGCGCCGAGTGTTTGCAGAAAGCACTGCGCGATTCGGTAGACATCTCATATAACATGATAAGCGTTGACGGCGATACCTCAACCAATGATATGGTGCTCGTTTTGGCCAACGGGCTGGCGGGTAACCCCGAGATCAGCGACGAAGCATCGGAGGCATACCTGGCTTTCAAAGAAGCCTTCAATTACGTAAATGTGGAACTCGCCAAGATGATAGCCCGGGATGGGGAAGGAGCGACGCGTCTGATCGAGGTTCAGGTGGAGCGGGCTCCTAGCCAAGAAGATGCCCGCCGCATAGCTCGTGCCATAACGGCTTCTAACCTCATTAAGGCGGCAGTGTTCGGCGAAGACGCTAACTGGGGAAGGATCATATGCGCCGCCGGTTATTCGGGGGCGGATTTTGACCCTGAATTGGTTGATATTTATCTCGGCGGAGTTCAGGTAGCCAGGGACGGAGCGGGCTTAGAGTTTGATGAGGAAGCAGCTCGTGAAGAACTGAGGAAGGATGCGGTAATCATCAGATTAGACTTGAAACAGGGTAGTTACTCGGCCCGGGCTTGGGGCTGCGACCTTACGCATGAGTACGTCGACATCAACGCCAGCTACCGTACGTAG
- the argC gene encoding N-acetyl-gamma-glutamyl-phosphate reductase, translating to MIPVGIIGDGYTAAELVRVLSRHRRARVATVFSTENIDKGFAEVYPHLLRFSEVICEKADIDKLKRECQVVFLALPHGLSAPIVRELIGSGVRCIDLGADFRLKDPKIYEEYYEVTHEAPELLDVAVYGLPEIYREKIRGTMIVANPGCFPTGAILALAPLLKEGLVETENIVIDSKTGVSGAGRSLKLASHFCEVNEGVKAYSVGSHRHAPEIAQELSFAAGQEVEITFTPHLIPMSRGILTTAYVKLRPGVTEEQVRQAFADQYADEHFVRVLPEGTYPHTRWVYGSNFVDIGIFVDDKKRRAIIISAIDNLNKGASGQAVQNFNIMFGLEETEALDFAGIFP from the coding sequence ATGATACCGGTAGGGATAATCGGAGACGGGTATACGGCGGCGGAGCTGGTTAGGGTCCTGAGCAGGCACAGGAGAGCCAGGGTAGCAACCGTGTTTTCTACCGAGAACATCGATAAGGGATTTGCCGAAGTATATCCACATTTACTCCGGTTCAGCGAAGTTATTTGTGAAAAGGCCGATATCGACAAGCTCAAGCGGGAGTGCCAGGTGGTTTTCCTAGCTTTGCCCCACGGATTGTCTGCGCCCATAGTGCGGGAATTGATAGGCTCCGGCGTCAGGTGCATCGACCTGGGAGCCGATTTCCGGCTGAAGGATCCTAAGATTTACGAGGAATACTATGAAGTTACGCACGAAGCTCCGGAGTTGCTTGATGTGGCCGTATACGGGTTACCTGAAATATACAGGGAAAAGATAAGGGGAACCATGATAGTAGCGAATCCGGGATGTTTTCCTACCGGGGCGATTCTGGCTTTGGCTCCTCTTTTGAAGGAGGGGTTGGTCGAGACCGAGAACATCGTTATCGATTCTAAGACCGGGGTATCCGGGGCCGGAAGAAGCCTTAAGTTGGCCAGCCATTTCTGCGAGGTGAACGAAGGGGTCAAGGCGTACAGCGTAGGCAGCCACCGTCACGCTCCAGAAATCGCGCAGGAGCTCAGCTTTGCCGCTGGGCAGGAGGTCGAGATAACCTTTACACCCCACCTGATTCCCATGAGCCGGGGAATACTGACGACTGCTTACGTCAAGCTTAGGCCAGGAGTGACTGAAGAGCAGGTAAGACAGGCTTTTGCCGACCAGTACGCAGACGAGCATTTTGTGAGGGTTTTGCCAGAAGGGACGTACCCACATACCCGCTGGGTCTATGGAAGTAATTTCGTCGATATCGGCATTTTTGTGGACGACAAGAAGCGTCGAGCTATAATAATTAGCGCTATAGATAACCTGAACAAAGGGGCTTCAGGGCAGGCGGTCCAGAACTTCAATATAATGTTCGGACTTGAAGAGACTGAAGCACTGGACTTTGCAGGAATCTTTCCATAA
- the arsM gene encoding arsenite methyltransferase, translating into MEKDVRQEVREFYGRLAEQAKAGAPASCCSGGSCCTPIANAIVLYDLDNLEDLPREAVNFSLGCANPLLLADLKEGEVVLDLGSGGGLDVLAASKYVGPSGTVYGLDMTDEMLDLANRNKEQMGVTNVEFLKGFIEDIPLPDESCDVVMSNCVINLSHDKEKALAEAYRVLKPQGRLCIADIVSVKPVPESARELASLWVSCIAGALDVKEYENILGKVGFKDIEVQPAIVYQGKVLEDIAGNSLKNLSESEARELDGAFASAYVKARK; encoded by the coding sequence ATGGAGAAAGATGTCAGGCAAGAAGTAAGAGAATTCTATGGTCGCCTGGCTGAGCAGGCGAAAGCCGGGGCTCCGGCTAGCTGCTGCAGCGGCGGTTCCTGTTGCACCCCGATCGCTAATGCCATAGTTTTATATGACCTGGACAATCTGGAAGACCTGCCTCGGGAAGCGGTGAATTTCTCGTTAGGATGCGCCAATCCCCTGTTGCTGGCGGATCTTAAAGAGGGAGAAGTCGTCCTCGATTTAGGCAGTGGAGGCGGGCTCGATGTCTTGGCAGCTTCTAAATATGTCGGCCCTTCCGGCACGGTCTACGGACTGGACATGACCGACGAGATGCTGGATCTTGCCAACCGGAATAAGGAGCAGATGGGCGTGACTAACGTGGAATTCCTGAAAGGGTTTATCGAAGACATTCCCCTACCGGATGAATCGTGCGATGTAGTGATGTCTAACTGCGTCATCAACCTCTCCCACGATAAAGAAAAGGCTCTAGCCGAAGCCTACCGCGTGCTCAAGCCGCAAGGCAGGCTCTGCATCGCGGACATCGTTTCCGTGAAACCTGTGCCTGAATCGGCGAGAGAATTAGCTTCTCTTTGGGTAAGCTGCATCGCCGGTGCACTCGATGTGAAAGAATACGAGAACATCTTGGGAAAAGTAGGCTTTAAAGACATCGAAGTGCAGCCTGCTATTGTTTACCAAGGGAAGGTGCTGGAGGATATAGCGGGGAATAGCCTGAAGAATCTGTCAGAATCAGAGGCACGAGAACTAGACGGCGCCTTCGCCAGCGCTTACGTGAAAGCCAGGAAATAG
- a CDS encoding type II toxin-antitoxin system RelE/ParE family toxin yields the protein MKKYRVLMTEPAANDLQEVVRYIAGELREPTTAQKLVGKIRDAIMSLAEMPSRHPLVADEVLAAKGIRKLPVENYIVFYVVFEEDKTVTVVRILYGRRNWEHLL from the coding sequence ATGAAAAAATACAGGGTTTTGATGACTGAACCGGCAGCCAATGATCTGCAGGAAGTTGTGCGGTATATTGCAGGGGAACTGCGGGAGCCTACTACCGCACAGAAACTGGTTGGCAAGATCAGGGATGCCATAATGAGCCTTGCCGAAATGCCGAGCCGTCATCCGCTGGTGGCAGACGAAGTTCTGGCTGCAAAGGGTATACGAAAGCTTCCTGTAGAAAACTATATTGTCTTTTATGTGGTTTTCGAAGAGGATAAGACGGTTACGGTAGTTAGAATTTTATATGGTAGACGGAACTGGGAGCATTTGCTGTGA
- a CDS encoding type II toxin-antitoxin system Phd/YefM family antitoxin yields MPNIRPSSDFRNKYNEISDFCHKYSEPIFITKNGRGDLVVMSIETYEKLVGKFELYRLLDEGMEALKNRKVVPAQNVFSKIEKGLPE; encoded by the coding sequence ATGCCGAACATCAGACCAAGCTCTGATTTCAGAAATAAGTATAACGAAATTTCGGACTTCTGCCACAAATATTCAGAACCGATTTTTATTACCAAGAACGGAAGAGGCGACCTGGTGGTCATGAGTATTGAAACTTATGAAAAGCTGGTCGGCAAGTTTGAACTGTACAGGCTGCTGGACGAAGGGATGGAGGCCCTGAAAAACCGCAAAGTCGTCCCTGCCCAGAACGTGTTTTCAAAAATAGAAAAAGGATTACCAGAATGA
- a CDS encoding lipoate--protein ligase family protein produces the protein MSKQWRLIRSGAGEPAWNMAVDEALAVLHSKEEGRPPVLRLYTWEPPALSLGYFQDVGEVDLAALKRLGIVPVKRITGGRAVLHYGDLTYTVVATAGKDAPEGVISSYRYLCQGLLQAFADLGIKAELGRAKPSSGWSEACFATATTSDITWHGKKFVGSAQKRLGRTLLQHGSILVFPQDQLLNEVFACEEEAKCRALLESVTCLQSILAKTLTLGEVAEAVIRGFSRALGIQFEEDELNDEERNLAASLVPKYELLPILSKF, from the coding sequence GTGTCCAAGCAATGGCGTCTGATTAGAAGCGGGGCGGGGGAACCGGCTTGGAACATGGCGGTCGACGAGGCCCTCGCTGTCCTGCACTCCAAAGAAGAAGGACGGCCGCCGGTCTTGCGGTTGTACACTTGGGAACCGCCCGCCTTGTCGCTGGGGTATTTTCAAGACGTAGGCGAAGTCGATCTTGCTGCCCTGAAACGGCTGGGCATAGTCCCGGTAAAGCGGATTACGGGAGGCCGGGCCGTTCTTCACTACGGCGATTTGACCTACACCGTGGTGGCGACTGCTGGCAAGGATGCGCCGGAAGGGGTCATCTCCTCCTACCGTTATTTATGCCAGGGGCTCCTGCAGGCTTTTGCCGACCTCGGAATAAAGGCTGAGTTGGGCCGAGCCAAGCCTTCTTCGGGTTGGTCAGAGGCCTGTTTTGCGACGGCCACAACCAGCGATATAACCTGGCACGGAAAGAAGTTCGTGGGCAGTGCCCAGAAGCGTTTGGGAAGGACCCTTCTGCAGCACGGATCAATCCTGGTTTTTCCCCAGGATCAGCTTTTGAATGAAGTTTTTGCCTGCGAGGAAGAGGCCAAGTGCCGCGCCTTGCTGGAATCGGTGACCTGCCTGCAGTCGATATTGGCAAAAACACTCACCTTAGGCGAAGTGGCTGAAGCCGTTATCCGGGGCTTCAGCCGGGCCTTGGGTATTCAGTTTGAGGAGGACGAGCTAAACGACGAAGAGAGAAACCTGGCTGCCAGCTTGGTTCCTAAATATGAGCTGCTTCCTATTCTATCAAAGTTTTGA
- the lipA gene encoding lipoyl synthase, protein MERTAVPRWLLETVRKAKRPENVTVYKDTSNEVTAHRLNTVCEEARCPNRGDCFSRGSATFMILGDVCTRNCRFCAVKNGHPLPVDREEPLRIKRAAQKMGLRHVVVTSVTRDDLADGGAEHFASVIRELRTLPGAPTVEVLVPDFKGYHEALNLVLESKPEVFAHNVEMVPRLYREVRPGAVYERSLDVLAAAQKESRPGTVTKSGFMLGLGETEAEVLALLEDLRDAGVALLTIGQYLAPSWRHYPVARYVTPEEFADWEKEAYKMGFLGVASGPLVRSSYQAGYYYRKVTGRVQAMASD, encoded by the coding sequence ATGGAAAGAACCGCAGTGCCGCGGTGGTTGCTGGAAACCGTAAGAAAAGCGAAGAGGCCGGAGAACGTCACAGTTTATAAGGATACAAGCAACGAAGTGACGGCGCACAGGCTGAACACCGTATGCGAGGAGGCCAGGTGCCCTAACCGGGGAGATTGTTTCTCCCGAGGGTCGGCTACTTTTATGATACTAGGGGATGTTTGTACGCGGAACTGCCGATTCTGTGCGGTGAAGAACGGGCATCCGTTGCCAGTAGATCGGGAAGAGCCGCTCCGGATAAAAAGGGCTGCTCAAAAGATGGGGCTGAGACACGTGGTCGTTACATCTGTTACCAGGGATGACCTGGCCGACGGAGGTGCAGAACATTTTGCTTCGGTAATAAGGGAGCTTCGTACTCTCCCCGGAGCGCCAACGGTCGAGGTTCTGGTACCCGATTTCAAAGGGTACCATGAGGCATTAAACCTGGTGCTTGAGTCCAAGCCCGAGGTTTTCGCCCACAACGTAGAAATGGTGCCCCGCCTGTACCGAGAAGTGCGGCCGGGAGCCGTGTACGAACGCTCTCTCGATGTGTTAGCTGCGGCCCAAAAAGAATCCCGCCCGGGCACGGTCACAAAATCCGGTTTTATGTTGGGATTGGGCGAAACCGAAGCCGAAGTACTCGCTTTGCTCGAAGATCTGCGGGATGCGGGGGTAGCCCTGTTGACCATAGGTCAGTACTTGGCTCCTTCCTGGCGGCATTACCCGGTTGCCCGCTACGTGACGCCTGAAGAGTTCGCCGATTGGGAAAAAGAGGCTTACAAAATGGGATTTCTCGGAGTGGCGTCAGGACCCCTGGTACGGAGCTCTTACCAGGCAGGGTATTATTATCGGAAGGTGACTGGTCGTGTCCAAGCAATGGCGTCTGATTAG
- the lpdA gene encoding dihydrolipoyl dehydrogenase, producing MGEQVFDVVFIGGGPAGYQGAIRAAQLGMKVAVVESRELGGVCLNRGCIPTKAIRASVEVLSRARRAKAYGIEIETARPDIKAIIARKNKVVGLLRGGISQLFRSRSIEHLEGTGTLLSPREVEVETANGIIRLKAGKIVIATGSRPSIPSPFTGLTGENKGVLTTDDILEVSRVPASLLIVGAGAVGVEMASIMAELGSSVTLLEMKDRILPGEDLEMASYMTRMLKRQKVKVLTGLSVNEAAVGDKVTVMLSNGQKWEGDAVLMAAGRVPNVESIGLRAVGLAENGRPLAVNEHMETGISGIFAAGDVVGGWLLAHVAFAEGITAAENAAGLTSRMDYRVVPRCVFAFPEYAAVGLSEEEAKEQFPATAFSFPFKSLGMAQALGEWEGMVKLVVHEKNGQILGGHVIGPHAADLVAEIALAMRHQIPAKGIVDTIHTHPTLSEAVLETAQAACGQAIHMLPGEHTNK from the coding sequence ATGGGCGAGCAGGTATTCGATGTGGTCTTTATCGGCGGCGGGCCCGCCGGTTACCAGGGCGCGATTCGCGCCGCCCAGCTGGGGATGAAGGTGGCTGTAGTCGAGTCGCGGGAACTGGGTGGAGTGTGCCTCAACCGGGGCTGCATTCCGACCAAGGCTATTCGAGCGTCGGTGGAAGTTCTTTCCCGGGCACGGCGGGCTAAGGCCTACGGTATCGAGATCGAAACGGCTCGCCCCGACATTAAGGCTATTATCGCCCGTAAGAATAAAGTGGTAGGCCTTCTACGCGGGGGGATAAGCCAGCTCTTTCGAAGCCGCAGCATCGAGCACCTGGAAGGAACCGGGACGCTGCTTTCCCCGCGCGAGGTCGAGGTTGAAACCGCCAACGGCATAATCAGGCTGAAAGCAGGAAAGATAGTCATCGCTACCGGATCCAGGCCTTCAATCCCTTCTCCATTTACCGGATTGACCGGCGAGAACAAGGGGGTGCTGACCACCGACGATATCCTTGAAGTATCTCGGGTGCCGGCCTCCCTCCTTATCGTCGGTGCTGGGGCGGTGGGAGTGGAAATGGCTTCCATAATGGCCGAGCTGGGGAGCTCGGTAACCCTGCTTGAGATGAAGGACCGTATCCTTCCCGGGGAAGACCTGGAGATGGCTTCCTACATGACGCGCATGTTGAAGAGGCAGAAGGTAAAGGTGCTTACCGGCCTGTCTGTCAACGAAGCGGCGGTGGGGGACAAGGTTACCGTTATGCTGTCGAACGGGCAAAAGTGGGAAGGAGATGCGGTATTGATGGCAGCGGGCCGGGTGCCAAACGTGGAATCGATCGGGCTCAGAGCCGTTGGTCTGGCGGAAAATGGCAGGCCTCTAGCAGTGAACGAGCACATGGAAACGGGCATCTCCGGAATCTTTGCTGCCGGGGACGTTGTGGGCGGGTGGCTCTTGGCCCACGTGGCTTTCGCTGAAGGGATAACCGCGGCTGAAAATGCGGCTGGCCTAACATCCCGGATGGACTACCGGGTGGTCCCCCGTTGTGTTTTTGCCTTCCCCGAGTACGCCGCGGTAGGATTGAGCGAAGAAGAGGCTAAGGAGCAGTTCCCGGCTACTGCCTTCAGCTTCCCGTTCAAATCCCTGGGCATGGCCCAGGCTTTAGGGGAGTGGGAAGGCATGGTCAAGCTGGTTGTACACGAGAAAAACGGGCAGATCCTGGGAGGCCATGTTATAGGGCCACACGCGGCGGATCTGGTGGCTGAGATTGCGCTGGCCATGCGCCACCAGATTCCGGCCAAAGGTATCGTGGACACCATACACACGCACCCTACCTTGTCCGAAGCTGTCCTGGAAACAGCCCAGGCCGCCTGCGGCCAGGCCATCCACATGCTGCCTGGAGAACATACCAATAAGTAG
- a CDS encoding OsmC family protein, which produces MPIYTNKVVWKGEHLGYTYCENGTEMEFSAPPALYGHPNMMTPEDAFMMAVNTCVHMMVIWAAERLQLDLVAFECVAEGEVEEFIDRTSWFKKVVLKPRVTVRGASRKKVERALEMARKYSTIAESVKSEVVIQPEIEIIE; this is translated from the coding sequence ATGCCGATTTATACCAACAAGGTAGTTTGGAAAGGAGAGCACCTAGGGTACACCTACTGCGAAAACGGGACCGAGATGGAGTTTTCGGCGCCACCGGCTCTGTACGGTCATCCCAACATGATGACGCCGGAAGACGCTTTTATGATGGCGGTAAACACCTGTGTGCATATGATGGTTATCTGGGCGGCCGAGCGCCTGCAACTGGACCTGGTGGCCTTCGAGTGCGTGGCTGAAGGCGAAGTGGAGGAGTTCATAGACCGCACTTCCTGGTTTAAGAAGGTGGTGCTGAAGCCCAGAGTCACGGTCCGAGGTGCTTCTAGAAAGAAAGTTGAAAGGGCTTTGGAGATGGCCCGCAAGTATTCGACTATAGCCGAATCGGTGAAGAGCGAAGTGGTCATCCAGCCCGAGATAGAGATCATCGAGTGA